The Arachis ipaensis cultivar K30076 chromosome B05, Araip1.1, whole genome shotgun sequence nucleotide sequence CACAAAATGAGTAAAAAAAGTGAGTGTTAATCTTCTCTTCGTGgtttttctatttaacttttGTTGTGCTCCTCATGATGGAGAAATGAAAAGTAGTGGTTGACGAAAATGACCCTTATAGCTGGGTTGATTCCAGAGTTAGGAGTTACGCTTCTCAGTTCGATGACGAGGAGTCTGTGAAAGTGCTGGGTTTGAATTCATGGGTCAGGGAGGGTAGTCAAATTAGGATAGAGATTTTACCTTGCAAGAGGGATGATCGTGTATGTGAGCGTTTGTGTGACTGGTCTTACTTTTACCTGTATAGCTGCTTGTTTACGGAGTTAGGCGTTAGGGTTCCTTTTACTGATTTTGAGTGTGGTGTATTATACTGGCTAAATTGTGCTCCAACCCGACTGCATCCGAATTCTTGAGGGTTTGTCAGGGCTTTCCAAGTGTTGATGGACGTGTTAGAACATCCTCCTTCCCTtagattgttttttttttctttatttcaagcTAAAGGGGTTGAGCGTCGGTTGTGGGTAAATCTGAACAGTCACCCTGGTCGTTCGGTTTTTGCTCTGCATAAGTAATCCTTTAAGGACTTTAAAACAATGTTTGTTAAAGTTAGGAGCGTGGAGGAAAACTTTCCTTTTGATGTGAATGAGAATCTTGAGGAGAGGTTTCCTTTGTCATGGCGTCCCGAGCCAACTCAGGTTTTGGATGTCAACGATAGGTTTCTTGATGACGACATTGTCATGGAGTTTCTTTTTGAAATGTTGGATCTAAAGATTTGTTGTCTATTGCTAAATTATTGAAGTGGGATACTGATAGGCAGGCTGTGTTGGATTATATAGGTAATTTAGAATGTCAAACTTTGCTAACCTTTTGCCTGCGTGTGTCtgattgttttttgtttttgttttctgtaTGCAGCTGAGAATGCTCCGACCATCACTACTGCTGGACTGAAGTCCTTCTTTAGCCAACagagaaaaaatgagaaagaaggCTCGACCACCATCACTAAAAAAGACACTAGTACAGCTACAGTGCAATCCGAGTTGAATCCCAGACCTAAACAAAAGAGGGGTCAGGCAAAAGTGAAGCCTGCCGAGGTTGTTGAGTTTAAGGGTAGGCCCTCAGCTACTTTGCAGATGGTTAAGTCTGCCTATGAGTCTCAAAAAAAGTTGCATGGTTATGTTGAAGACGAACATGCTAGGTCCTTGTGAGCTAAGCTTTTCCCTTTTATGACTTTGGCTAACGAACTCTTCTGTTTTTCTGAGGATATGAAAATGATCAATAAGGTCGGTCGTGCAGGAACAAGTCATTTTCTTCAGGTACAAATAGTGATTTGCATCTCTTTTCCATGTTATGGTGGATTGCGTTGTGATatatatgtattttcttttcataGGTGATTGGTGCCCATATCGTGGCCATTGGTAGGACACAGGAGCTTGCTCTtgaaaaggagaaaaaagaagCTTTAAGTGCTGCTGAATTGTCGGCTGCCGTTCAGGAGAAGGAGAAAGTAATTATTGAGCTTTCTTCTTTTCTAAAGCGGAAGGAGACGGAGCTTATTGAGGAGAGACGTCTTCAGCTCTCTTCAGCTGAGCAGAAAAAGACGGTGAAGTCTGAGAATGATCAGTTGGTGGCTAGGCTGAAAGAGTTGGAGACGGATGTTTATGAAGCCTTTGCACAAGGCTTCGACCGGGTTGTCTCTCAAGTTAAGGTCTTTTTCCCTGAGGCAGATGTTATGAAGCTTGATGCGACTAAAGTGGTTGTGAATAACGAGTTGGTGAACAATGATGCGATGGTGGAGAAAAGAGAGCGAGAGCTCAAGTATCAGTGACAAAGTAGAATAGTTTGAatagtttgttttttttttttgttaaatgtgTTTGAAAAACTGTCGCTGTATTTAACAGTTAGTTTGGACAATTGCCGAGTATGAAGCTCGATTTATTTTGACTTTAAAGTATTTGTCGTTATATTTGTGATTTGGCTTTCTGCTTATACTTTTGTAGCAATATGGATAATAGACATAGAAGCAACAGTAGAATGAAATATATTGCATGTGTTTACATTGGAATTGTGGCATCCGGCCTCATTAAAACCCCCTTTGAGTAAAAACCCTTTTTTAGGGAAAACCTTCAAAGCGGAAAAAAGAGTACCTTCATCCACTCTTGCTGAGATTGTTTTATGATTGGTATAATTTCAAAGAAGAAATATTCCAGGATCTTGATATGGGATCTCCCCTAAGTGACTCTAACTTGTAAGCCCCCATTCCGAGGACTTTGATAACTCGAAACGGGCCTTCCCAGTTTGCTGCAAGTTTACCACGTGTTGGAGGTCTTCGTGCTTCTTCTGTTCGTCGAAGGACGAGGTCTCCTACCTGGAAAGCTAGGGAGATTATCATTTTGTTGTGCCTTTTTTCTATAAGCTGTTTCATTGCACGCTGTTTTATGGCTgctatttctctttcttcttctacgAGATCCAGGTCGGCCATTCTTGCATCGATATTACGATTGTAATCATGTAATTCGGCTCTTAGGGTTAGGGTGCCGACTTCGATGGGTATCAGTGCTTCGGCTCTGTAGACTAATATGAAAGGGGTTTCTCCGGTAGATGATTAAATGGTCGTGTTATAGCTCCATAGAATTTTTGAGATAAGGTCGGTTAGCTGCTTCTACTTGCCCATTTATTTGTGGGTGTTCAACCGAACTAAAATGGTATTTAATATTGAAATTCTGTAAAAATGAGGCAAGTTTATGGTCGGTAAATTGTCTGTCATTATTGGATATTATTTCTCTTGGTATACCGTATCTACAGATAATGTTTTTCCATAGGAAAGATCTCACCTTGTTTGTTGTTATACGTGCCAGTGgttgtgcttctatccattttAGAAAATAGTCTATTGAGACCAAAAAAATTTTATCTATCCTGGCGCTTTCGGGAGGGGTTCTAGGATATCTAGTCCCCATTTGTGGAATGGCCATCTTACCTCGATAGTATGTAATTTCTTGGCTAGTGTTGTTGTGATAGTGGTGTGCCTTTGACAACTGTCGCATGTCTTTACCTTGGTGATGCAATCTCTTTTCATGGTCGGCCAATAGTATCCTGTTCggaagatttttgcaaccaaAGCGCAGCCTCTGATATGGTTTTCGCATACACCTTCATGTGTTTCTGCTATGACTACGTCGACCTCTTCCTTGCTTTTGATCTCCCTTTGGGATAGTTTTTGTATTGATATACTCAAGAAAAGGTGTTCTTCAGTCTCTTGCCTGTGTGATGCTCAATACGTGAGTTAGTTCAAAGTTTGGTTTTTCAAGTGTTAATTGTGACAGTGTTGGTGTGTGCATTGCTGGCCTGGTGGTAGCCAGTTTAGATAATACATCGGCTCTAGTATTTTGCTCCCTATGCACATGAATAATTTCAAATTTAtcgaattttgaaataagatcctTTGCTGTGAGCCAATATTGCTCTAGCAAAGGATCTCTTACTTGGAGATCTCCCTTAACTTGTTGTACGACCAGTAAGGAGTCGCAGTAGACCGTTAGCCGAGATATTTGGAGGCTTTGGGTGAGCTTTAATCCTGCCAggagggcctcgtattctgcttggttgttgctTGCTGTGAATGAGAATTGTAGTGACTGTTCTGCTATCACTTTGTCTCCATCCTTTAATCACACTCCTGCTCTGCTTCCTTCTGGGTTTGATGCTCTCTCTACATGCAGCTTCCAATTTGGCTTCACAGGTTGTATTTCGGTAGTGAGCTCGGAAACGAAATCATCCAGTATTTGTGATTTCAAGGTCGGCCTTGACTGATATTGAATATCAAACTCGAAGAGTTCGATGGACCATTTGATCAATCGTCCGTCTAACTCGGGTCTGGTCAAAATTTGTCTCAAAGGTTGATACATTCTAACTATTATTGTGTGGCTTTGAAAATAGTGCCTTAACCTCCTTGCCGTGGTGACCAAAGCTAAGGCCAGTTGTTCTATCTTCGGATACCTTGTTTTCGCCGATTGTAGGACTCTACTGACAAAGTATACAGGTCTCTGGACTTTTCCTATTTCAACAACAAGTACCGAACTTATAGCATGGTTAAAATTTGATAAATATAAATGTAATGGCTTACCAATGTCTGGCTTTTGGAATATTAGTGGTGATGACAGGAGATTTTTTAGCAACTTTTTGCAGTCTTCATTCCATGTGAACTGTTTGTTCTTAGATATAATTTGAAAGAAATGATATAATCGGTTTGCTACCACGGGTAGAAAGCGTGACAGTGCTGCCACTCTTCCTGCCAGTTGTTgaacttcttttattatttttgggtTAGTCATGTTTAGTATAGCGTCACACTTTTCTGGATTTACCTCAATCCCTCGTGAGATTAGCATGAATCCAAGGAACTTCCCTCCTTGTACTACGAAGGCGCATTTCTCCAGGTTCAGCCTCATGTTGTAAGCTCGGACTTGCTTAAAGATTTTTAATAGGTTTTCGTAGCGCAAGCTTTGTGCTGAAGTTTTCGCTACCATATCGTCTACATAAATTTCCATGTTCCGGCTTATTTGTTGTTGGAACACCTTGTCCATTAGACTTTGATATGTGGCACCTGCATTCTTtagaccaaatggcattaccTTATAACAAAAGTTACCATGTTTTGTTATGAAAGCTAttttgctttggtcttctgggtgcatgaggatctggttataaccagagtatACATCCATGTAGCTTAAGCTATTAAATCCGGAAGCATTATCTACTAATTTGTCAATGCAAGGTAGTGGATAAGCATCTTTAGGGCAGGCTTTATTAAGATTTGTAAAGTCCACgaacatgcgccatttacctgagcttttccttaccattaccacgtttGATATTCATGTGGTGAATCAGATTTCTTTCATGAATCCTGCATTGAGTAGCTTCTTGGTCTCCTCGAGAGATGCTTACTATTTTTCTGTTCTGAGGTTTCACTTCTTCTGGGCCACAGGTCAGACTGTTTTATCGATAGCCAGCTTGTGGCAGATGACGTCTGGATCTATCCTCGACATGTTGGCTAGTGTCCAGGCGAATAGATCGGCATTGTCTCAGAGCACTGATATTAGCTTTGATCATTCTTCACTTTTAAGAGCTTCCCTTATATATGTGAACTGATTCTCTTTGTCGGCTAGAGTTATCCTTTGGAGGCTGTCCATAGGCTGAGGTCTTTCATTGAAATCTTCCCTGGGGTCGAGCTCGGATAATGATAGTATTTCCTTTGTATTGTGGATTTCTTGTACTTGTGGTGGTGCCTTTAGCTATGCCATACTTTGTTTGAGGCTTGCATTATAGGATTGTCGAGCGTCTTGGTGGTCGTCATGCACCATTGCTATTTGGTTTTTCTGTACCTGAAATTTAAGACACAAATGTAAAGTAGATATTATTGCGCTGAAGGCATTCAGAGCAAGTCTTCcgagaataatattataaggactGGGGAAGTCAACTATGAGGTACTGAACATCAATAGTCTTTGATGATGGGCTCTCGCCCATTGTTGTTTTTAACCATATGTGGTCCCGTATTGGGACTCTCTCTCTCTGGAGAACCCAACTAGTTCTCCAGATGAAGGGTACATAGCCTTTtcagataattttattttttgaaaagttgATTAAAATAATACATCGGCATTACTACCTGGGTCTAATAAGACTTTTTTACCAACAATTCTCCTGCTTGGATAAAAATTATCACTGGATCATCGAGGTTTGGGCTTGATGAAGTGAGATCAGACTGAGTGAAAGTTATCGTCATGTTTGTTGGGTCCCCCTTACTCGGAGGTGTTGTTCCCTCGATTGCCAACATCGCCCGATAACTCCGCTTATGGGCCGTGTTTGTTTcacctcctcctgcgaatcccccGAATATACAGTTTATAACTCCTCTTGGCGGATTAGGGTTAGTCCACTTGCCCTTGTCTTTTTCTTCTGAGCTCTGTTGGCGCTCTTCTCGATCTTGGTTGCTTTCCCTGTTCTTCCTTCCCTCAATATACTTGTCCAGAAGACCTTGTCGTGCTAACCTCTCGAGTTGGTCTTTGGCTATCACACATTCATCTGTGGTGTGATCAAATTTCTGGTGGAAGGCACAATGTTTAGATTTGTCAACAAACCTCTAGACTTGGTAGTGTCCTGCTCGGTTAGGTGGCTTTATCATCTTTGCATGGATGATTTCTTTTATTATGTTCTCTCTCTTGGTGTTGAACCTCGTGTAAGTGTCAAATTTTGGGGTGAGCTTAAATGGTTTCTTTAGCTCTTTGTTGTTTGATGGTTTGACGACTTTTTCTTCCTCCCTTCTGGGTTGTTGCCTGTCCGACCTTTTGTCTTCACGGAGTTCTTCGATTTCTATCTGCCCGCAGCTTTTTCTCGGAACTCAGCCGATGTCTTCAATTTTGTGACTGCAATCATCTCTTGGAACTTGCCAGGTCGGAGGCCTCTTTTAAGGGCATGCAAGTGGACTTCTGGGCTTAAATCGGGGATTTCCATGGTCACCTTGGCAAACTGCGTCATATAGTCCTTTAGACTCTTATGTTACCCCTGCTTGATGGTGCTTAGGTAGTCTGACCCATGCACATATATTCTTGACGCAGTAAAATAATCAATGAAAGATCTCGCTAGTTCTTCGAAAAAGGAAATTAAACCTGCAGGTAACTTAGAAAACCAAAGCAATGCAGCAGCACCATCTAGAAAAGTAGGAAAAGCTCGACAAAGCATAGGTTCAGAGGCACCATTAAAGAACatcatatattaaaattttttgaagtgGATATGGGGGTCACCGAATCCCTCGTATGACTTGAGAGCGGTTGGTAGAACGAATTTTTTCGGCATTTGAAATTTGACAATGTCCTCTGAGAAAGGGTTGTGTATTGTCGGCTTTTGTTTTGGCGGGGTGATCTCTTGGGGCTCTGTCTCTCGCGATAGTGTATTGTGTATGTTTGAGGTCTTGGAGTCTCCTTCGCTATGTTTTCCGTTTTAGCCTTTGGATGATAGTTCGACTATCCTTCGAACTTCCGCCTGGAGTTCGGCAATTTGAGCTAGGAGTTTGGCTTGCGTGGGTTGTTGGACCCCGTTATCAGCCATATATGAGGATTAGTAATCCTGCAAAAAGAGAGTGTAAAGCTAAAAGAGTGTTAAATTCAGTGGGGTTTCTATGTTCGGCCCCACAGTGGGCGTCAAATGTTCCGTTCTATGTGAAACTGCCGAGTTATAGTGATTCCTTCCGAGCAATGCGTCGCTTGTTCCGGGGAGCTATACGTCAGCCTGGCTTGAACACCGCGGCGGAAATACTTGCAAAAGATACTCCGATGCTCAAGTAAAAAAAATGCTTAAATGAGATGTTACTAAATATATAAATAAGCCTTTTGTGGAACCTGTCTTTTCTGAGGTTATATCTTTGCTTATATAGACGATTTTGTATActgatcttttgaatttgttcGTGATTCTAGGTAGGGGTACTGGTACTGTTTTCTTTAGTAATGGCTTGTTGATAATCTTTGACTGATAGTATTTCGGAACCAATTTTATTGTTATTACTCCTATATTATTCGGTTTGTTATTATTTGAATTGTTAGCCGAGGTATAAGGGACGTATCACTATTAAAATTGTCTTGATTCGTTGATTTTTTCTACTAGAATGTCACTAAGTCGTCCGCAACTAGGATTTGAAGTATGCCGAGTTGAGTTGAGCTAGACCAAACTCAAGCTCGACTcacaaaaattgagcttggctcatgACTCGGCTCGTTAACAATGGAGTttatttcttaagctcaaacTTGGTTCACCAANNNNNNNATcgttaatatatacatatatatataaaatcgaGTCCGTTCACGAGCTAATGAGttgagcttatccaagctcaagttcagttcatttaatttatgagttcAATTCCAAGCTCAAGCTTGACTCACCAGCTCACGAGTTTAGCTTATCTAACTATTAATGAGTCGAGTTCGAACTGGCTCATGAGCtgacttgactcacttccagccctatcCGCAACTGATATTTTTTATGACAACTAAAgtagtattaaaaaaattaaaatatattaaaattaattaatcttaattaaaattattttacatatctatttacatttttattatttttcttataaattttagaaaatttgaatataaaaaaatctaaaataatggaaaattatttttttttttgacacgAACCTGTTTTTTAACCAGTTACTTAAAGTTGACTTCACTCCTAGTCTTAATTAGTGCTGGCAGATCCTATTGAATATACACGGTGCCTTCAGCAGTGTTGTCTCTTTCAACATCCATTTTCCTTGTGGCTTGTCGAATCCACCTCTATTATATTCTATCATGTCAATCCACCTCTATTATTTCTTCCTTGTCATCATCTCTGTTATCTCTCTTGTGGCTCTCAACCTTTTCTTCTTCCGGTCAAGAAAATCCAAAAACCTTCCTCCAGCTCCACCTTATCTTCCCATAGTCGGAAACCTCCACCAACTCAAACAACCATTACACCGATGCTTGAATGAGCTGTCACAAAAGTATGGCAAAGTCTTTTCCCTCTGGTTCGGCTCCCGCCTTGTGGTTGTCGTTTCATCACAAACGGCAGCGCAAGAATGCTTCTCCAAAAACGACATCGTCCTCGCAAACCGCCCTTACTTTCTCGTTGGAAAGTACATCGCCTACAACTACACAACCCTGGTGTCTTCTCCCTACGGCGACCACTGGCGCAACCTCCGTCGCATCGTGGCCACGGAGGTTCTCTCGACGCATCGAATCGACTCGTTCTTGGAGATCCGAAGAGACGAGATCATGAGGCTTGTGCAAAAGCTGGCTCTGAAAGCTTCCACCAACGACGATGACTTTGCCAGAGTGGAGCTAAGTTCCATGTTCTCGGAAATGGCGTACAACACTATCATGAGGATGGTTTCTGGAAAAAGATACTACGGTGATGATTGTGACGTCACTGATGTTGAAGAAGCAAAGCTATTCAGGGAGATTATCAAGGAGTTGATGGTTTTGGCAGCAGCAGATAACCCCGGAGATTTCATAGCTCTGCTTCGTTGGTTTCGTCTTGATGATTTAGAGAAAAGGTTAAAGAGGATTAGTAAGAGAATTGATTCTTTCTTACAAGGTCTCATTGATGAGCATCGCAGTGGCATGAGGAACACTAACACCATGATTGATCATCTTTTAACTCTGCAACACTCCCACCCTCAATATTATACGGATCAAATTATCAAAGGACTTATTCTGGTAATTAATTGCTTCCTCTATCTTTCTTCTATTATTCATTGCTTAAAGTGCTTCGTACATATAAAATGTCTTTATCCAACCATTTATTAGATGGAAAAGTATAAGTagagaatcaaaatattaaacaatgtaaacaatgaatatatcaaatatttattttattagatgtgcggataattattttaatattaatatttagatgaataatttaaaaatataatatattttaatttaattgataattattcatgttattaaaaaaattattatacctAACATATTATTATTAGTTACCTAACATTACCCAAATTTGTCCATTGAGAAATCATCATCATCTTTCGTCAATAACATTTAGGGAATTATCATTATGCCTAAATGATGGTggctaatttattaaaaataaattacaggataaaattttaaaaatattttaaaattttattttgtttcaatttNNNNNNNNNNNNNNNNNNNNNNNNNNNNNNNNNNNNNNNNNNNNNNNNNNNNNNNNNNNNNNNNNNNNNNNNNNNNNNNNNNNNNNNNNNNNNNNNNNNNNNNNNNNNNNNNNNNNNNNNNNNNNNctgcattattgttagattaaaAATGTTATTCGTATACTAAAATTagctactaaaattaattattaatatatttgtgtataaatatgtgtataatttgatttatttttaatgtgtatttatattctaatatgtattttatactaatgactaattttagttactgattttagtgtatacgtaATGGGTAATgctaggaagaaaaaaaaaaacagccagaacttgCAGTAAATATCggaaaaaaattataacaatagaaatgtttaatttaatattaGTTTATTTTATACTACTACTTTAATTTTG carries:
- the LOC110271725 gene encoding uncharacterized protein LOC110271725 isoform X2 codes for the protein MSLKKSCMVMLKTNMLGTSHFLQVIGAHIVAIGRTQELALEKEKKEALSAAELSAAVQEKEKVIIELSSFLKRKETELIEERRLQLSSAEQKKTVKSENDQLVARLKELETDVYEAFAQGFDRVVSQVKVFFPEADVMKLDATKVVVNNELVNNDAMVEKRERELKYQ
- the LOC110271725 gene encoding uncharacterized protein LOC110271725 isoform X1 produces the protein MTLANELFCFSEDMKMINKVGRAGTSHFLQVIGAHIVAIGRTQELALEKEKKEALSAAELSAAVQEKEKVIIELSSFLKRKETELIEERRLQLSSAEQKKTVKSENDQLVARLKELETDVYEAFAQGFDRVVSQVKVFFPEADVMKLDATKVVVNNELVNNDAMVEKRERELKYQ
- the LOC107642736 gene encoding cytochrome P450 81E8 — protein: MSIHLYYFFLVIISVISLVALNLFFFRSRKSKNLPPAPPYLPIVGNLHQLKQPLHRCLNELSQKYGKVFSLWFGSRLVVVVSSQTAAQECFSKNDIVLANRPYFLVGKYIAYNYTTLVSSPYGDHWRNLRRIVATEVLSTHRIDSFLEIRRDEIMRLVQKLALKASTNDDDFARVELSSMFSEMAYNTIMRMVSGKRYYGDDCDVTDVEEAKLFREIIKELMVLAAADNPGDFIALLRWFRLDDLEKRLKRISKRIDSFLQGLIDEHRSGMRNTNTMIDHLLTLQHSHPQYYTDQIIKGLILVMVSAGTDTSAVTLEWAMSNLLNHPEIIEKARKEIETQIGEDRIVDESDITNTRLPYLQNIVNETFRLHPAAPLLLPHYSSEDSTLEGYKVPQNTIVLVNAWAIHRDPKVWSDDSTQFKPERFEKEGEANNLLTFGMGRRACPGINLAQRTVTLTLGLLIQCFQWKRITSQKIDMTEDKGLTMPKKIPLETMCRLREQFATRIFYSKTLTRDPS